TAGGACAAAGTCTATCGTACAATCACGCACATTGCAGGGGGTTTTAATTGGTTATCATCCAACTGCTTATCATTACAACCCTTTATCGATTTTTTTCATCAATGATGAAATTTTATTCTCCATGTCTTTCTCAAGTTCAGCGTGCTGCATTTTCAACTCATGAAAATCCTTGGACAGGTTCATGGCGGCAAGAAGCAAAATAGCTATTTTATTTCTTCCTGAATTTTTATTCGGAACCATGCCTTCTGCCTCCTGGATGTAATCAGTTAAATATTGGACAACCTGGCTCGGATCTTTAACCTGATCATCCGGTTTAAATCTGAACTCTTCTCCAAAAAGATCAATTTTGATAATTTCATCCAATGAAATCCCTCTACGGGCACCTTATCATCAGCCCTAATCTGTTCAGAATCATTCTGACTGGATAAAACTATCCAGTTTCGTCAGAAGCCCGTCTATTTTCGATTGAATCACTG
Above is a window of Desulfotignum balticum DSM 7044 DNA encoding:
- a CDS encoding cell division protein ZapA, which encodes MDEIIKIDLFGEEFRFKPDDQVKDPSQVVQYLTDYIQEAEGMVPNKNSGRNKIAILLLAAMNLSKDFHELKMQHAELEKDMENKISSLMKKIDKGL